In one Culex quinquefasciatus strain JHB chromosome 2, VPISU_Cqui_1.0_pri_paternal, whole genome shotgun sequence genomic region, the following are encoded:
- the LOC6051842 gene encoding periodic tryptophan protein 1 homolog — MDSDQEDEVPNVNFVPSLLFIKRGVAKANPDKVTLTPAELARIINETRDDLEEDGANGIDSSEDEENEDSAARLASRAQDQAGTSGNRSAGDEFGFENYEQESGEPVVRLASVAVVDPAENIQDEDDSEAEDEIIKPTDNLILVGHVQNDSASMEVYVFNDDEGSLYVHHDFLLPSPPLCIEWLSFDPGSDKPGNICAIGCMDPVITLWDLDIQDSLEPVCKLGSKGSTKKNKPKVGHSDAVLDLSWNKHLDHILASGSVDQSVILWDMEDGTPHTIIKEFGEKVQTLAFHPTRAEGLLVGSCDGMVKVFDCRTTTNDSASFLSWAVGGEVERVCWNHHSEFHFVASTNEGRIHYCDVRRPGETLWSKEVHEKEITGLVLSSKVRGMLATASADGTLKLWDIDEEDAKLVYKKNPKMGVIQCLDECPENPFMLAMGGDLKTKNFSVVNVLDNDVVTNVFKARFDPSYVPVASGERMNIEPPTEAMEEASISDDDDSDEDDN; from the exons ATGGATTCCGACCAGGAAGACGAGGTCCCCAACGTTAACTTCGTTCCGAGCTTGCTGTTTATCAAACGAGGTGTGGCCAAAGCCAACCCGGACAAA GTTACTTTGACTCCAGCGGAACTGGCAAGAATCATCAACGAAACCCGTGATGACCTGGAAGA GGACGGCGCCAACGGTATTGACAGCTCCGAGGATGAGGAAAATGAAGATTCCGCCGCTCGGTTGGCTAGCCGGGCCCAGGACCAGGCTGGAACCTCCGGAAATCGCTCCGCGGGGGATGAATTTGGGTTTGAGAATTATGAGCAAGAGT CTGGCGAACCCGTGGTCCGATTGGCCTCGGTGGCCGTGGTTGACCCGGCGGAAAACATCCAGGACGAGGACGATTCCGAGGCGGAGGATGAAATCATCAAGCCAACCGATAATCTGATTTTGGTTGGACACGTGCAAAATGACAGCGCTTCGATGGAGGTTTACG TGTTCAACGACGACGAGGGCAGCCTGTACGTGCACCACGACTTCCTGCTCCCATCGCCGCCCCTCTGCATCGAGTGGCTCAGCTTCGACCCGGGCAGTGACAAACCGGGCAACATCTGCGCCATCGGCTGCATGGACCCCGTAATCACGCTGTGGGATCTGGACATCCAGGACTCGCTCGAGCCGGTCTGCAAGTTGGGCTCGAAGGGCAGCACCAAGAAGAACAAACCCAAGGTCGGCCACTCGGACGCCGTGCTGGATCTGTCGTGGAACAAGCATTTGGA TCACATCCTAGCCAGTGGTTCCGTCGATCAGTCCGTCATCCTGTGGGACATGGAGGACGGCACGCCACACACGATCATCAAGGAGTTTGGGGAAAAGGTTCAAACGTTGGCGTTCCACCCAACTCGAGCGGAGGGGCTGCTGGTGGGAAGTTGCGACGGCATGGTGAAGGTGTTCGACTGTCGAACCACGACGAACGATTCGGCGAGTTTCCTGTCGTGGGCGGTGGGTGGTGAGGTGGAGCGGGTCTGCTGGAACCATCACAGCGAGTTCCACTTTGTGGCCAGCACGAACGAGGGACGGATTCACTACTGCGACGTGCGACGACCGGGCGAGACGCTTTGGTCGAAGGAGGTTCACGAGAAGGAGATCACCGGACTGGTGCTGAGTTCGAAGGTTCGTGGAATGCTGGCGACGGCTTCCGCCGATGGAACGCTCAAGTTGTGGGACATTGACGAGGAGGACGCCAAGCTGGTGTACAAGAAGAACCCCAAGATGGGCGTGATCCAGTGCTTGGACGAGTGCCCGGAGAATCCGTTCATGCTGGCCATGGGAGGGGATCTGAAGACGAAGAACTTTAGCGTGGTGAACGTGCTCGATAATGATGTTG TTACGAACGTGTTCAAGGCTCGGTTTGATCCCAGCTACGTGCCCGTAGCCTCGGGGGAACGGATGAACATTGAACCTCCCACGGAAGCGATGGAGGAGGCATCGATCAGCGATGACGATGACAGTGATGAGGATGacaattga
- the LOC119767166 gene encoding uncharacterized protein LOC119767166: MALLMRLAVLAISVGHVVWGQCTVPISYFSSKGPVLFRDKEYMVPNALGYLKWDKGERITISCDDSTFRGTDKNKASMTCSTKETFSILGIPDIRKLPREDVKDLVCSPQPSGSFQKGEKCANNKGTIYQFGFKGPAGLGLKPLVPLISVCYDEAAYSPIYAMHILRGGSIGKAPPGGRIAFRQDGIPDGVEPAVALLKESSQARLIDLLGKKKAAQYTSKDYLARGHLSPNSDGIFPAWRRATFFYMNVVPQWQTVNNGNWVRVEAAVQDKAEALGRDLTIYTGAHDILTLDNVPITLEAKGIQVPKWTWKIVKDGAMDEAIAFVTSNNPFRTAKETICTDICQASGWYKAEFANLAIGYTYCCKVSDLMKAVGTIPKEANAKNILKAK; the protein is encoded by the exons ATGGCACTTTTAATGCGGTTAGCCGTTCTAGCGATTTCAGTTGGCCACGTGGTGTGGGGAC AATGTACTGTGCCTATAAGCTATTTCTCATCGAAAGGCCCTGTGCTTTTTAGAGATAAAGAGTATATGGTTCCCAACGCTCTGGGATACTTAAAGTGGGACAAGGGTGAAAGAATAACCATTTCATGTGACGACTCCACTTTTAGGGGCA CTGATAAAAATAAGGCAAGCATGACGTGCTCCACAAAAGAAACCTTCAGCATTCTCGGAATTCCTGACATAAGGAAATTACCTAGAGAAGATGTCAAAGATTTAGTTTGCTCGCCACAACCTTCAGGAAGCTTCCAAAAGGGTGAAAAATGTGCCAACAATAAAGGTACAATATACCAGTTTGGTTTTAAGGGTCCTGCCGGTCTTGGCCTTaaacctctcgtgcctctcatCAGTGTGTGTTACGACGAGGCCGCTTACTCGCCAATCTATGCCATGCACATCCTGCGTGGAGGAAGTATCGGAA AAGCCCCACCTGGCGGACGGATTGCATTCCGGCAAGATGGTATTCCGGATGGCGTAGAACCAGCGGTTGCATTACTGAAAGAATCGTCACAAGCGCGACTGATTGATCTTTTGGGAAAGAAAAAGGCAGCACAATACACCAGTAAAGACTACCTGGCACGTGGTCACCTGAGTCCGAACAGTGACGGAATATTTCCAGCGTGGCGTAGGGCTACGTTCTTCTACATGAACGTCGTTCCACAGTGGCAG ACCGTCAACAACGGCAACTGGGTGCGGGTGGAGGCCGCAGTTCAGGATAAGGCGGAAGCCTTGGGTCGCGATCTTACGATCTACACCGGTGCGCACGATATCTTGACCCTGGATAACGTGCCCATAACTTTGGAAGCTAAGGGCATCCAGGTGCCAAAGTGGACCTGGAAAATCGTCAAAGATGGCGCGATGGACGAAGCCATCGCGTTCGTGACCAGCAATAATCCGTTCCGGACCGCAAAGGAGACGATTTGTACGGACATTTGCCAGGCTAGCGGATGGTACAAGGCGGAATTTGCGAACCTTGCGATTGGTTATACTTATTGCTGTAAGGTTAGTGACCTGATGAAGGCCGTCGGTACCATCCCGAAGGAAGCAAATGCGAAAAATATCCTGAAAGCCAAATAA